From a single Raphanus sativus cultivar WK10039 chromosome 3, ASM80110v3, whole genome shotgun sequence genomic region:
- the LOC108847719 gene encoding auxin transporter-like protein 2 produces the protein MENVEKAVETVVVGNYVEMESEGKDSDMKSKLSNLFWHGGSVYDAWFSCASNQVAQVLLTLPYSFSQLGMLSGILFQLFYGLLGSWTAYLISILYVEYRTRKEREKVNFRNHVIQWFEVLDGLLGKHWRNVGLAFNCTFLLFGSVIQLIACASNIYYINDNLDKRTWTYIFGACCATTVFIPSFHNYRVWSFLGLLMTTYTAWYLTIASILHGQVEGVKHSGPSKLVLYFTGATNILYTFGGHAVTVEIMHAMWKPQKFKSIYLFATLYVLTLTLPSASAVYWAFGDLLLNHSNAFALLPKNLFRDFAVVLMLIHQFITFGFACTPLYFVWEKLIGMHECRSVCKRAAARLPVVIPIWFLAIIFPFFGPINSTVGSLLVSFTVYIIPALAHIFTFRSSAARENAVEQPPRFLGRWTGAFTINAFIVVWVFIVGFGFGGWASMINFVHQIDTFGLFTKCYQCPPPVMASPPPISHPHVNHTRGL, from the exons ATGGAGAATGTTGAGAAAGCAGTGGAAACCGTTGTTGTTGGGAACTATGTGGAGATGGAGAGTGAAGGGAAAGACTCAGACATGAAATCTAAGCTTTCCAACTTGTTTTGGCATGGCGGTTCTGTCTATGATGCTTGGTTCAGCTGCGCTTCCAACCAG GTGGCGCAAGTGCTGTTGACTCTTCCATATTCATTTTCACAGCTAGGGATGCTCTCAGGAATTCTGTTTCAGCTCTTCTACGGCCTCTTGGGAAGTTGGACTGCATACCTCATCAGCATTCTTTATGTCGAATACAGAacaaggaaagagagagagaaagttaacTTCAGAAACCATGTCATTCAG TGGTTCGAGGTTCTTGATGGATTGCTTGGGAAGCACTGGAGGAATGTTGGGTTAGCATTCAACTGCACCtttcttctctttggatctGTCATTCAGCTCATAGCTTGTGCCAG CAACATATATTACATAAATGACAATCTGGATAAGAGGACATGGACATACATATTTGGGGCATGTTGTGCAACCACAGTCTTCATCCCTTCCTTCCACAACTACAGGGTTTGGTCTTTCCTTGGACTCTTGATGACCACTTACACTGCTTGGTACCTCACCATTGCCTCCATCCTCCATGGTCAG GTAGAAGGAGTGAAGCATTCGGGACCAAGCAAGCTGGTGTTATACTTCACAGGGGCCACAAACATTCTTTACACATTCGGTGGTCATGCTGTTACAGT AGAAATAATGCATGCGATGTGGAAGCCGCAGAAGTTCAAGTCTATTTACCTGTTTGCGACTCTGTACGTCCTAACGCTGACCCTGCCTTCTGCGTCTGCGGTTTATTGGGCGTTTGGCGATTTGCTTCTAAACCATTCAAACGCATTCGCTCTCCTCCCAAAGAACCTTTTCCGCGACTTTGCAGTTGTGCTCATGCTCATCCACCAATTCATCACGTTTGGGTTCGCCTGCACGCCTCTATACTTCGTGTGGGAGAAGCTGATAGGCATGCATGAGTGCCGGAGCGTGTGCAAGAGAGCCGCCGCGAGGCTTCCTGTGGTTATACCCATCTGGTTTCTGGCTATCATATTCCCTTTCTTCGGCCCCATCAACTCAACCGTGGGATCACTCCTCGTCAGCTTCACCGTTTACATCATCCCTGCGCTGGCTCACATCTTCACCTTCCGCTCATCCGCTGCACGTGAGAACGCTGTGGAGCAGCCGCCGAGGTTTCTAGGGAGGTGGACAGGAGCTTTCACCATCAACGCATTCATTGTGGTGTGGGTGTTCATAGTTGGGTTTGGGTTCGGTGGTTGGGCTAGTATGATAAATTTTGTTCACCAGATTGACACCTTCGGACTTTTCACGAAATGCTACCAGTGTCCTCCACCAGTAATGGCCTCACCTCCTCCGATCAGCCATCCTCATGTCAACCACACTCGTGGCCTTTGA